One segment of Bradyrhizobium sp. CB2312 DNA contains the following:
- the ruvA gene encoding Holliday junction branch migration protein RuvA has protein sequence MIGKLKGLIDSYGEDFVILDVGGVGYQVHCSSRTLQHLPSPGEAAVLSIETYVREDQIKLFGFRTDQEREWFRLLQTVQGVGAKVALAVLGTLVPADLANAIALRDKAAVARTPGVGPKVAERIVTELKDKAPAFANVDPAVVHLAGAVDDQRAPRPVADAISALVNLGYGQPQAAAAIASASRSAGEGAETAQLIRLGLKELAK, from the coding sequence ATGATCGGCAAGCTCAAGGGCCTGATCGATTCCTACGGCGAGGATTTTGTGATTCTCGACGTCGGCGGCGTCGGCTATCAGGTGCACTGCTCGTCGCGCACGCTGCAGCATCTGCCCTCGCCCGGCGAAGCCGCCGTGCTGTCGATCGAGACCTATGTCCGCGAGGACCAGATAAAACTGTTCGGCTTCCGCACCGATCAGGAGCGCGAGTGGTTTCGCCTGCTCCAGACCGTGCAGGGCGTCGGCGCCAAGGTCGCGCTCGCGGTGCTCGGCACGTTGGTGCCGGCCGATCTCGCCAACGCCATTGCGCTGCGCGACAAGGCCGCGGTGGCGCGTACGCCCGGCGTCGGACCCAAGGTCGCCGAGCGCATCGTCACCGAATTGAAGGACAAGGCGCCGGCCTTTGCCAATGTCGATCCGGCCGTGGTTCATCTTGCCGGTGCCGTCGACGACCAGCGCGCGCCGCGCCCCGTTGCGGATGCGATCTCCGCCCTGGTCAATCTGGGTTATGGCCAGCCGCAGGCCGCCGCGGCCATCGCGTCAGCCTCGCGCAGCGCGGGTGAAGGCGCCGAGACCGCGCAGCTCATTCGCCTCGGCCTGAAGGAGCTCGCGAAGTGA
- a CDS encoding YebC/PmpR family DNA-binding transcriptional regulator: MAGHSQFKNIMHRKGRQDAQKSKLFGKLAREITVAAKLGTPDPNMNPRLRAAVIAARQENMPKDNIERAIKKALGSDGENYDEIRYEGYGPGGVAVIVEALTDNRNRAASDIRSFFTKSGGNLGETGSVSFMFDRTGIIEYDRSVADDDAVLDAAIEAGADDVVSGEGGHEIYASTESYRDVAKALEAKFGEPRKAALIWKPQNTVAVDDETGEKLLKLMDLLNEHDDVQNVYANFEVSDALMAKMGG; this comes from the coding sequence ATGGCCGGACATTCCCAATTCAAGAACATCATGCACCGCAAGGGGCGGCAGGATGCGCAGAAGTCGAAGCTGTTCGGCAAGCTGGCGCGCGAAATCACCGTCGCCGCCAAGCTCGGCACGCCTGACCCGAACATGAACCCGCGCCTGCGCGCCGCCGTGATCGCCGCGCGGCAGGAGAACATGCCGAAGGACAATATCGAGCGCGCCATCAAGAAGGCGCTCGGCAGCGACGGCGAGAACTATGACGAGATCCGCTACGAGGGCTACGGCCCGGGCGGTGTCGCCGTCATCGTCGAGGCGCTGACCGACAACCGCAACCGCGCCGCCTCCGACATCCGCTCCTTCTTCACCAAGTCGGGCGGCAATCTCGGCGAAACCGGCTCGGTCTCCTTCATGTTCGACCGCACCGGCATCATCGAGTACGACCGCAGCGTCGCCGATGACGACGCGGTGCTCGATGCCGCGATCGAGGCCGGCGCCGACGACGTCGTCTCCGGCGAAGGCGGCCACGAGATCTACGCCTCGACCGAGAGCTATCGCGACGTCGCCAAGGCGCTGGAGGCCAAGTTCGGCGAGCCGCGCAAGGCCGCGCTGATCTGGAAGCCGCAGAACACGGTCGCCGTCGACGACGAGACCGGCGAGAAGCTGCTCAAGCTGATGGACCTGCTCAACGAGCACGACGACGTCCAGAACGTCTATGCCAATTTCGAGGTGTCGGACGCGCTGATGGCGAAGATGGGCGGGTAG
- a CDS encoding methyl-accepting chemotaxis protein translates to MSVAQLAVMDTGSNRTLAERLIDQLADRIGGLGVELADIAGNVQEVANRVANQSERFHHLQKTAETMVSANHDIANASQAVQSTTSAAVGEIAQSRNAVDTAVSHISELVAAVERIEARLSAVGSALAQVAKVSGSIEAIAKQTNLLALNATIEAARAGNAGRGFAVVASEVKNLAEATRQATHQISDTVRDLDGQIEGLIGESSDASQRAKTAGEGAQQISGIISRVQQGFASVEAEIDSVTRAATSNLGHCDTVISELNELAKGVDLSSRDLGNADRRIAKLLDTSEGLIALIADSGVETSDAPLIRVVVETARRISAEFEAAIDRGEITLDQLMDENYREISGTDPKQYNTAYVDFTDRVLPAIQDPIQKSDPRIVFCVAWARGGYLPTHNPNYRLPQGKDPVWNNANCRNRRLFTDRAVKKVAANTKPFLLQTYRRDMGGGQFVLMKDLSSPITVRGKHWGAFRMGFRQG, encoded by the coding sequence ATGTCCGTCGCACAACTTGCAGTTATGGACACCGGCTCCAACCGGACGCTGGCTGAACGGCTGATCGACCAACTCGCCGACCGCATCGGCGGCCTCGGCGTCGAGCTCGCCGACATCGCCGGCAACGTCCAGGAAGTCGCAAACCGCGTCGCCAACCAGTCGGAACGGTTCCACCATCTCCAGAAGACGGCGGAGACGATGGTCTCGGCCAATCACGACATCGCCAACGCATCGCAGGCGGTGCAGTCGACGACGTCGGCCGCGGTCGGCGAGATCGCGCAGTCGCGCAACGCGGTCGACACCGCCGTCAGCCACATCTCCGAGCTGGTCGCAGCCGTCGAACGTATCGAGGCTCGCTTGAGCGCGGTCGGCTCGGCGCTGGCGCAGGTCGCGAAAGTGTCCGGCTCGATCGAGGCGATCGCCAAGCAGACCAACCTGCTTGCGCTGAACGCAACCATCGAAGCGGCGCGCGCCGGCAATGCCGGCCGCGGGTTTGCTGTGGTCGCGAGCGAGGTGAAGAACCTCGCGGAGGCCACCCGCCAGGCCACGCATCAGATCTCCGATACCGTGCGCGACCTCGATGGCCAGATCGAAGGCCTCATCGGCGAGAGCAGCGATGCCTCGCAGCGCGCGAAGACCGCAGGCGAAGGCGCCCAGCAGATCTCCGGCATCATCTCGCGCGTCCAGCAGGGCTTCGCCTCAGTGGAAGCCGAGATCGACAGCGTCACCCGCGCGGCGACCTCCAATCTCGGGCACTGCGACACCGTGATCAGCGAGCTCAATGAGCTTGCCAAGGGCGTCGACCTGTCCTCGCGCGATCTTGGGAATGCCGACCGGCGGATTGCCAAGCTGCTCGACACCTCCGAAGGGCTGATCGCGCTGATCGCCGACAGCGGCGTCGAGACCTCGGACGCGCCGCTGATCCGTGTCGTCGTCGAGACTGCCAGGCGTATCTCGGCCGAGTTCGAAGCCGCGATCGACCGCGGCGAGATCACGCTCGACCAGCTGATGGACGAGAACTACCGGGAGATATCAGGCACCGATCCCAAGCAGTACAACACCGCCTATGTCGACTTCACCGACCGCGTGCTGCCCGCGATCCAGGACCCGATCCAGAAATCCGATCCGCGCATCGTGTTCTGCGTCGCCTGGGCCAGGGGCGGCTATTTGCCGACCCACAATCCGAACTACCGCCTGCCGCAGGGCAAGGACCCGGTCTGGAACAACGCCAACTGCCGCAACCGCCGCCTGTTCACCGACCGCGCGGTGAAGAAGGTCGCGGCGAACACAAAACCCTTCCTGCTGCAAACCTATCGCCGCGACATGGGCGGCGGGCAGTTCGTGCTGATGAAGGACCTGTCCTCGCCGATCACGGTTCGCGGCAAGCACTGGGGCGCCTTCCGGATGGGTTTTCGGCAGGGCTGA
- the ruvB gene encoding Holliday junction branch migration DNA helicase RuvB — protein MSDPKANRMVSPERRSDDVGDTALRPQSLSDFVGQQQARKNLSIFIEAARKRGEALDHVLFVGPPGLGKTTLAQIVAKELGVGFRATSGPVIAKAGDLAALLTNLEERDVLFIDEIHRLSPAVEEVLYPAMEDFQLDLIIGEGPAARSVKIELSKFTLVGATTRAGLLTNPLRDRFGIPVRLNFYTIEELESIVTRGARVLNVGMSTDGANEIARRARGTPRIAGRLLRRVRDFASAANADKIDRKIADHALSALEVDAAGLDAMDRRYLSTIALNYGGGPVGVETMAAALSEPRDAIEDIIEPYLIQCGYLQRTPRGRLLTSHAFRHLGIAEPSRDAAAQFGLFGTDESDD, from the coding sequence GTGAGCGACCCCAAGGCCAATCGCATGGTCTCGCCCGAGCGCCGCAGCGACGATGTCGGCGACACTGCGCTGCGACCGCAATCGCTGTCCGACTTCGTCGGCCAGCAGCAGGCGCGCAAGAACCTCTCGATCTTCATCGAGGCGGCGCGCAAGCGTGGCGAGGCGCTCGATCACGTGCTGTTCGTCGGTCCGCCCGGCCTCGGCAAGACCACGCTGGCGCAGATCGTGGCGAAGGAGCTCGGCGTCGGCTTTCGTGCGACGTCAGGCCCTGTCATCGCCAAGGCCGGCGATCTCGCCGCGCTGCTCACCAATCTCGAAGAGCGCGACGTGCTGTTCATCGACGAGATCCATCGCCTCAGCCCCGCGGTCGAAGAAGTGCTCTATCCCGCGATGGAGGACTTTCAGCTCGACCTGATCATCGGCGAGGGACCGGCGGCGCGCTCGGTGAAGATCGAGCTGTCGAAATTCACCCTTGTCGGCGCCACCACGCGCGCCGGCCTGCTCACCAATCCCTTGCGCGACCGGTTCGGCATTCCGGTCCGGCTCAATTTCTACACGATCGAGGAGCTCGAGAGCATCGTCACGCGCGGCGCCCGTGTTCTCAATGTCGGCATGAGCACTGATGGCGCCAACGAGATCGCGCGCCGCGCCCGCGGCACGCCGCGCATCGCCGGCCGTCTGCTCCGCCGCGTGCGCGATTTCGCTTCAGCCGCCAATGCCGACAAGATCGACCGCAAGATCGCCGACCACGCGCTGAGCGCGCTCGAGGTCGACGCGGCGGGCCTGGACGCCATGGACCGCCGCTATCTCTCGACCATCGCGCTCAACTATGGCGGCGGCCCGGTCGGGGTCGAGACGATGGCCGCGGCGCTGTCCGAGCCGCGCGATGCGATCGAGGACATCATCGAGCCTTATCTGATCCAGTGCGGCTATCTCCAGCGCACGCCGCGCGGCCGGCTGCTCACCTCGCACGCCTTCCGCCACCTAGGCATCGCCGAG
- a CDS encoding molybdopterin cofactor-binding domain-containing protein → MNAHNSVSRRSLLTGGLATGFLLAFHLPLRAAANEPVQRDVTDGKFAPNAFIRIDETGRTVLMMPQVEMGQGTYTSISAVIAEELDADWSKVEVQHAPPNDKLYGNPTFGLQVTGNSNSIRAWWLPLRKAGATARAMLVQAAASQWGVEPASCTASKGEVAHAASGRKLGYGELALAAQGQTPPKDVAIKDPKDFVLIGQPLKRLDTPDKVNGKALYGIDAILPGMKIAAIANCPVFGGKVGKVDDSAAMKVAGVRKVVVLDDAVGVIGDHMWAAKKGLEALKIEWNEGPNAEITTKDIWDDLRKASQKDGAVAKSTGDIAKALASGDKFEAAYELPFLAHASMEPINATVHVRPDACEIWTGTQIMTRVQSEAAKAAGVPIDKVIVNQHLLGGGFGRKLEPDMVVAAVKIAKQVDYPVKVIWTREEDIQHDVYRPVYRDQITASLVDGKVAGWKYKVAGSAVLARWLPPAFQKGIDIDAIDAAVDAPYDFANFHVEYVRAEPLSVPTGFWRGVGPNNNVFAVECAMDELARKAGKDPIEFRKSMLTKNPRMLAVLDQVAEKSGWGQPLPARVGRGVCVQPSFASFIATVVEAEIDDFGEIVLRRVTSVVDTGIAVNPDTVKAQIEGGLIFGLTAALYGEITIDKGRVQQSNFHDYRMMRINETPKIEVTVVKSGEAPGGIGEAGVNAGPPALRNAIYAATGVALRRLPIDRKLLAAGKKA, encoded by the coding sequence ATGAATGCACACAACAGCGTCTCCCGCCGGTCGCTCCTGACCGGGGGCCTCGCCACCGGCTTCCTGCTCGCCTTCCATCTGCCGCTGCGCGCCGCCGCCAACGAGCCGGTGCAACGCGATGTGACCGACGGCAAGTTCGCGCCCAACGCCTTCATCCGCATCGACGAGACCGGCCGCACCGTGCTGATGATGCCGCAGGTCGAGATGGGCCAGGGCACCTACACGTCGATCTCGGCCGTGATCGCCGAAGAGCTGGATGCCGACTGGAGCAAGGTCGAGGTGCAGCATGCCCCGCCCAACGACAAGCTCTACGGCAACCCGACCTTCGGACTGCAAGTCACCGGCAATTCCAACTCGATCCGCGCCTGGTGGCTGCCGCTGCGCAAGGCCGGCGCCACCGCGCGCGCGATGCTGGTGCAGGCCGCAGCCAGCCAGTGGGGCGTCGAGCCCGCCAGCTGCACGGCGTCGAAGGGCGAGGTCGCGCATGCCGCGAGCGGCCGCAAGCTCGGCTATGGCGAACTGGCGCTCGCCGCCCAGGGCCAGACGCCGCCGAAGGACGTCGCCATCAAGGATCCCAAGGATTTCGTCCTCATCGGCCAGCCGCTGAAGCGGCTCGACACGCCGGACAAGGTCAACGGCAAGGCGCTCTACGGCATCGACGCGATCCTGCCCGGCATGAAGATCGCCGCGATCGCCAATTGCCCTGTGTTCGGCGGCAAGGTCGGCAAGGTCGATGACAGCGCCGCGATGAAAGTCGCGGGCGTGCGCAAGGTCGTCGTGCTCGACGACGCCGTCGGCGTGATCGGCGATCACATGTGGGCGGCAAAGAAAGGTCTCGAAGCGCTCAAGATCGAGTGGAACGAAGGCCCGAACGCTGAGATCACCACCAAGGACATCTGGGACGATCTGCGCAAGGCCAGCCAGAAGGACGGCGCGGTTGCGAAATCCACCGGCGACATCGCCAAGGCGCTCGCCAGCGGCGACAAGTTCGAGGCAGCCTACGAGCTGCCGTTCCTGGCGCATGCCTCGATGGAGCCGATCAACGCCACCGTCCACGTCAGGCCGGATGCCTGCGAGATCTGGACCGGCACGCAGATCATGACCCGCGTGCAGTCGGAGGCGGCGAAGGCCGCCGGCGTTCCGATCGACAAGGTGATCGTCAACCAGCATCTGCTCGGCGGCGGCTTTGGCCGCAAGCTCGAGCCAGACATGGTCGTTGCGGCGGTGAAAATTGCAAAGCAGGTCGACTATCCCGTGAAGGTGATATGGACCCGCGAGGAGGACATCCAGCACGACGTCTACCGTCCGGTCTATCGCGACCAGATCACGGCATCGCTGGTCGACGGCAAGGTCGCGGGGTGGAAATACAAGGTCGCGGGCTCCGCCGTGCTCGCGCGCTGGCTGCCGCCGGCGTTCCAGAAGGGCATCGACATCGACGCGATTGATGCCGCAGTGGATGCGCCTTACGACTTCGCCAATTTCCACGTCGAATATGTCCGCGCCGAGCCGCTGTCGGTGCCGACCGGCTTCTGGCGCGGCGTCGGCCCGAACAACAACGTGTTCGCAGTCGAATGCGCGATGGACGAGCTCGCGCGCAAGGCCGGCAAGGACCCGATCGAGTTCCGGAAGTCCATGCTGACCAAGAACCCGCGCATGCTCGCAGTGCTCGACCAGGTCGCAGAGAAATCCGGCTGGGGTCAGCCATTGCCCGCCCGCGTCGGCCGCGGCGTCTGCGTGCAGCCGTCATTCGCAAGCTTCATCGCGACTGTGGTCGAAGCGGAGATCGACGATTTCGGCGAGATCGTGCTCCGCCGCGTCACCTCGGTGGTCGACACCGGCATCGCGGTCAACCCCGATACGGTGAAGGCGCAGATCGAGGGTGGCCTCATCTTCGGCCTCACCGCCGCGCTCTATGGCGAGATCACCATCGACAAGGGCCGCGTGCAGCAGTCGAATTTCCACGACTACCGCATGATGCGCATCAACGAGACGCCGAAGATCGAGGTCACCGTCGTGAAAAGCGGCGAGGCCCCCGGTGGCATCGGCGAAGCGGGGGTCAATGCCGGGCCGCCGGCACTGCGCAACGCGATCTACGCCGCAACCGGCGTGGCGCTGCGGCGCCTGCCCATCGATCGGAAACTGCTGGCTGCGGGGAAGAAGGCATGA
- a CDS encoding cytochrome c yields MSRTMRILGSLVVIAIVVAGLAVWIIRGPGPLDFAGGTKVALADYRAGKPTGVPAKLEKASLVERGEYLAKAADCMVCHTKPGEKDYSGGLAFKLPFGTLYSTNITPDKDTGIGNYSDQDFLIAVQHGKRRDGARLYPAMPYTSYTYMTDEDVLAVKAYLFSQPAVRAKAPDNTLSFPFNQRWAMIFWSAVFNPDTRFTPDTSKSPEWNRGAYLAEALAHCGECHTPRNLGFALDNRKKFAGAITAGWRAFNISSDKATGLGNWSDQDLISYLSLGHAPGHGSASGPMGEAVDHSFSQFAPEDISSIVAYLRSVPPQPSPDLPATTAPVAPASHKEGVTADARGKKVFASACASCHGWSGESPVSPMATLTGTWAVNDPAATNVAQIVISGTKRHTPDGALSMPAFGSAYTDDEIAAVANYVTARFGTKGSKLTAKDVAELREQTAD; encoded by the coding sequence ATGAGCAGGACAATGCGTATCCTCGGAAGCCTCGTCGTGATCGCCATCGTGGTGGCGGGACTCGCGGTCTGGATCATCCGCGGGCCCGGCCCGCTCGACTTCGCCGGCGGCACCAAGGTGGCGCTGGCGGACTACCGCGCCGGCAAGCCGACGGGCGTACCGGCCAAGCTGGAGAAAGCGAGCCTCGTCGAACGCGGCGAATATCTCGCCAAGGCCGCCGACTGCATGGTCTGCCACACCAAGCCGGGCGAGAAGGACTATTCCGGCGGGCTCGCCTTCAAGCTTCCGTTCGGCACGCTCTATTCGACCAACATCACGCCGGACAAGGACACCGGCATCGGCAATTACAGCGATCAGGATTTTCTGATCGCGGTGCAGCACGGCAAGCGTCGTGACGGCGCCCGGCTCTATCCGGCGATGCCCTACACGTCCTACACCTACATGACCGACGAGGACGTGCTCGCGGTGAAGGCCTACCTGTTCAGCCAGCCGGCGGTGCGTGCCAAGGCGCCGGACAATACGCTGTCGTTCCCGTTCAACCAGCGCTGGGCGATGATCTTTTGGTCGGCCGTGTTCAATCCGGACACGCGCTTTACGCCCGATACTTCGAAAAGCCCGGAGTGGAATCGCGGTGCATATCTTGCGGAGGCGCTGGCGCATTGCGGCGAGTGCCACACGCCGCGCAATCTCGGCTTCGCGCTGGATAACCGCAAGAAGTTCGCCGGCGCCATCACCGCCGGCTGGCGCGCCTTCAACATCTCCTCGGACAAGGCGACGGGCCTCGGCAATTGGAGCGACCAGGATCTGATCTCGTATCTGTCGCTCGGCCACGCGCCAGGCCACGGCTCGGCGTCGGGCCCGATGGGCGAAGCGGTCGACCACAGTTTTAGCCAGTTCGCGCCCGAAGACATCAGCAGCATCGTTGCTTACCTGCGCAGCGTGCCGCCGCAGCCCTCGCCCGACCTGCCCGCCACCACGGCGCCCGTCGCGCCCGCCTCGCACAAGGAAGGCGTGACAGCGGACGCGCGCGGCAAGAAAGTGTTCGCCAGCGCCTGCGCCAGCTGCCACGGCTGGAGCGGCGAGAGCCCGGTCTCCCCGATGGCAACGCTGACCGGTACCTGGGCCGTCAACGACCCCGCCGCCACCAACGTCGCGCAGATCGTGATCTCAGGCACCAAGCGGCATACGCCTGACGGTGCGCTGTCGATGCCCGCATTCGGAAGTGCGTATACCGACGACGAGATCGCGGCGGTGGCGAACTACGTGACGGCGCGGTTCGGCACCAAGGGCTCGAAGCTGACGGCGAAGGACGTCGCGGAGCTGCGGGAACAGACGGCGGATTGA
- a CDS encoding methyl-accepting chemotaxis protein, whose protein sequence is MAFGLFRKRLPEMAAPAPEAAQPAAHSEPAPAAEADSAREILELLELELGAMIRQLERAANSVAGGAEATAATLAAIRDRTDALTGRTHAAQSTASTFAHAADKFTQSAQGIGAQVRAAAKLADEASTAAQEARANVDRLRESSAAIGNVVNLIAQIARQTTLLALNSTIEAARAGAAGKGFAVVATEVKALAVQTQGATEEISKKIDALQRDAAGSADAVHRISQAIEAIRPVFDTVNGAVAEQNATTSEVSGNAASASEFIISVGESAAEIDAATKAAETHGENVASAGKAVTTFAQKLKSRCAVLLRQSEHDDRRKTERLPCHLKLETTRGVMPVYEIAMDGVLIGGAEAGRLAPHTMIEGSLEDVGTCRLRVIEQSKAGARAQFVAPNAELTEKIEDKLWSIHEENTEFVTRAMEAGNALTQIFEQAIARGEVKVDDLFDTDYADIAGTNPQQYRTRYLDWADRALPPFQEGFLARDPRMAFCAMVDRNGFLPVHNKIYSHPQRPGDVAWNTANSRNRRIFNDPAGLAAARNLRSYLVQSYARDMGNGNTVMMREIDVPIRIRGRHWGGFRTAYKL, encoded by the coding sequence ATGGCGTTCGGACTATTTCGGAAGCGTCTGCCGGAGATGGCTGCGCCCGCCCCGGAGGCTGCGCAGCCGGCGGCCCATTCCGAGCCCGCGCCGGCTGCCGAGGCTGATTCGGCCCGGGAGATCCTGGAACTGCTGGAACTCGAGCTCGGGGCGATGATCCGCCAGCTTGAGCGCGCCGCCAATTCGGTGGCCGGCGGCGCCGAGGCGACCGCCGCGACGCTTGCCGCCATCCGCGACCGCACCGACGCCCTCACTGGCCGCACCCACGCCGCGCAGTCGACCGCCTCGACCTTCGCCCATGCCGCCGACAAATTCACCCAATCCGCGCAAGGCATCGGCGCCCAGGTCCGCGCGGCTGCCAAGCTCGCCGACGAGGCCAGCACCGCGGCGCAGGAGGCCCGCGCCAATGTCGACCGCCTGCGCGAGTCCTCGGCCGCCATCGGCAACGTTGTCAACCTGATCGCGCAGATTGCGCGGCAGACGACGCTACTCGCGCTCAACTCGACCATCGAGGCCGCGCGCGCGGGCGCGGCCGGCAAAGGCTTTGCGGTCGTCGCCACCGAGGTGAAGGCGCTCGCGGTGCAGACCCAAGGCGCCACGGAAGAAATCTCCAAAAAGATCGACGCGCTGCAGCGCGATGCCGCCGGCTCCGCCGACGCCGTGCACCGCATCTCGCAGGCGATCGAGGCGATCCGGCCGGTGTTCGACACCGTCAACGGTGCGGTCGCCGAGCAGAACGCCACCACCAGCGAAGTCTCCGGCAATGCCGCGAGCGCGTCGGAGTTCATCATCTCGGTCGGCGAAAGCGCGGCCGAGATCGACGCCGCGACCAAGGCCGCCGAGACCCATGGCGAGAACGTCGCCAGCGCCGGCAAGGCCGTCACCACCTTCGCACAGAAGCTGAAATCGCGCTGCGCGGTGCTGCTGCGCCAGAGCGAGCACGACGACCGCCGCAAGACCGAGCGGCTGCCCTGCCATCTCAAGCTCGAAACGACGCGCGGCGTGATGCCGGTCTACGAGATTGCGATGGACGGCGTGCTGATCGGCGGCGCCGAGGCTGGACGGCTGGCACCGCACACGATGATCGAAGGCAGCCTCGAAGACGTCGGCACCTGTCGCCTGCGCGTGATCGAGCAGTCCAAGGCCGGCGCCCGCGCGCAGTTCGTTGCTCCCAATGCCGAGCTCACCGAGAAGATCGAGGACAAGCTCTGGTCGATCCACGAGGAGAACACCGAGTTCGTCACCCGCGCGATGGAAGCAGGCAACGCGCTGACCCAGATCTTCGAGCAGGCAATCGCGCGCGGCGAGGTCAAGGTCGACGACCTCTTCGACACCGATTACGCGGACATCGCCGGCACCAATCCGCAGCAATACCGCACCCGCTATCTGGACTGGGCCGACCGCGCGCTGCCGCCGTTCCAGGAGGGCTTCCTCGCCAGGGACCCGCGCATGGCGTTCTGCGCCATGGTCGACCGCAACGGCTTCCTGCCGGTGCACAACAAGATCTATTCGCATCCGCAGCGGCCGGGCGATGTCGCCTGGAACACGGCCAACAGCCGCAACCGGCGGATCTTCAACGACCCGGCGGGGCTCGCCGCCGCGCGCAACCTGCGATCTTACCTGGTCCAGAGCTATGCGCGCGACATGGGCAACGGCAACACCGTGATGATGCGCGAGATCGACGTCCCGATCCGCATCCGGGGCCGGCACTGGGGCGGATTCCGCACGGCCTACAAGCTCTAG
- a CDS encoding (2Fe-2S)-binding protein: protein MATTLTINGEQKSFDAPPEMPLLWVLRDILGMTGTKFGCGIAQCGACTVHVDGKAVRSCVLPVSAVANRAVTTIEHVGSTPAGAKVQKAWLEAEVIQCGYCQSGQIMAAAALLAATPNPDDSDIDAAMAGNICRCGTYVRIREAIKHAANGRQS from the coding sequence ATGGCAACGACACTCACCATCAACGGCGAACAAAAATCCTTCGACGCGCCACCTGAGATGCCCTTGCTGTGGGTGCTGCGCGACATCCTCGGGATGACCGGCACCAAGTTCGGCTGCGGCATCGCGCAATGCGGCGCCTGCACGGTGCATGTCGACGGCAAGGCGGTGCGCTCCTGCGTGCTGCCCGTCAGTGCGGTCGCCAACCGCGCCGTCACCACCATCGAGCATGTCGGCAGCACGCCTGCCGGCGCGAAGGTGCAGAAGGCCTGGCTCGAGGCCGAAGTGATCCAGTGCGGCTATTGCCAGTCCGGCCAGATCATGGCGGCCGCCGCATTGCTGGCGGCAACGCCGAACCCTGATGATTCCGACATCGACGCCGCGATGGCCGGCAACATCTGCCGCTGCGGCACCTATGTGCGCATCCGCGAGGCCATCAAGCACGCGGCCAACGGCCGTCAGTCGTGA
- the ruvC gene encoding crossover junction endodeoxyribonuclease RuvC — MTALPIRGPVRIIGIDPGLRRTGWGVIEAEGNRLIYVACGSVEPPDDLPLSSRLLAIHEELASVLSSHQPMEAAVEQTFVNKDGVATLKLGQARGVAMLAPAMFGISVAEYAPNQVKKTVVGAGHADKQQIAMMLKILLPKAEPPSADAADALAIAITHAHHRQSTALRLKVAGL, encoded by the coding sequence ATGACCGCGCTCCCGATTCGTGGCCCCGTTCGCATCATCGGCATCGACCCCGGCCTGCGCCGCACCGGCTGGGGCGTGATCGAGGCTGAGGGCAATCGTTTGATCTACGTCGCCTGCGGTTCGGTGGAACCGCCGGACGATTTGCCGCTGTCGAGCCGACTGCTCGCGATCCACGAGGAGCTCGCTTCCGTCCTGTCCAGCCACCAGCCGATGGAAGCAGCGGTCGAGCAGACCTTTGTAAACAAGGACGGCGTCGCGACACTGAAGCTCGGCCAGGCCCGCGGCGTCGCCATGCTGGCGCCCGCAATGTTCGGCATCTCTGTCGCCGAATACGCGCCGAACCAGGTCAAGAAGACCGTGGTCGGCGCCGGTCACGCCGACAAGCAACAGATCGCGATGATGCTGAAGATATTGCTGCCGAAAGCCGAGCCGCCGTCCGCGGACGCCGCCGACGCGCTCGCCATCGCGATCACCCACGCCCACCACCGCCAAAGCACGGCGCTCAGGCTGAAGGTGGCGGGGTTATGA